The following are encoded together in the Longimicrobiales bacterium genome:
- the trxC gene encoding thioredoxin TrxC encodes MSTPSSTRPLQRITLACPFCSTLNRIDAARARDRPKCGECGKPILLDRPVKVGDNDLERVVKESDIPIVVDFYADWCGPCKAMAPVLDDVASRYTGRVLVGKLDTDRNPTMAVHYAIRGIPTLIVFRGGREYRRQVGAVSRADLERLLDEAIAADI; translated from the coding sequence ATGAGCACTCCGTCCAGTACCAGGCCTCTTCAACGCATCACGCTGGCCTGCCCGTTCTGCAGCACGTTGAATCGCATCGATGCCGCCCGCGCCCGGGATCGACCGAAGTGCGGGGAGTGTGGAAAGCCCATCCTGCTCGATCGACCGGTCAAGGTGGGCGACAACGACCTCGAACGGGTCGTCAAAGAGTCGGACATCCCGATCGTCGTCGACTTCTATGCCGACTGGTGTGGGCCGTGCAAGGCGATGGCGCCGGTGCTGGATGACGTAGCGAGTCGCTACACGGGCCGGGTGCTGGTCGGCAAGCTCGACACGGACCGCAACCCGACCATGGCGGTGCATTACGCGATCCGGGGAATCCCCACGCTGATCGTCTTCCGCGGCGGTCGCGAGTACCGGCGGCAGGTCGGTGCCGTATCCCGTGCGGACCTGGAACGTCTGCTGGACGAAGCAATCGCCGCGGACATCTGA
- a CDS encoding GIY-YIG nuclease family protein, whose amino-acid sequence MKHGGLSDLPGTPGVYLFRDRGGTVLYVGKARNLRRRVSSYFRDTRARSLRIDLLVRRTHTVEHIPLGSEDEALLVEAGLIKTYTPRFNIRLRDDKQYPLLRVRTGRNACVNLVRCAESDGAEYFGPCPRSTELRQAITTVRRLYTLDHHTFGRDQSVDLMRRRTIRMSRALADSLTGRDLRLRKRLLREMRRAARSHDFERAARLRSALDVLGTLARYPAHDGGQGVPSRVGVDRVRQ is encoded by the coding sequence ATGAAACACGGAGGACTCAGCGACTTGCCGGGCACGCCGGGCGTCTACCTGTTCCGGGACCGGGGTGGAACGGTGCTCTACGTCGGCAAGGCCAGAAACCTGAGGCGACGCGTATCCAGTTACTTCCGTGACACGCGTGCCCGCAGTCTGCGCATCGACTTACTCGTGCGACGCACGCACACAGTCGAACACATCCCGCTCGGTTCCGAGGACGAGGCACTCCTCGTCGAAGCCGGGCTGATAAAGACCTACACGCCGCGCTTCAACATCCGGCTTCGAGACGACAAGCAGTACCCGCTGCTCCGCGTACGCACCGGGCGGAACGCGTGCGTAAACCTGGTGAGGTGCGCAGAATCGGATGGCGCAGAATACTTCGGGCCCTGTCCGCGGAGCACGGAGCTGCGCCAGGCAATCACAACGGTCCGTCGGCTCTACACGCTCGATCACCACACGTTCGGTCGCGATCAAAGCGTTGATCTGATGCGTCGCCGCACGATCCGCATGAGTCGAGCCCTGGCAGACTCACTGACTGGCAGAGATCTCCGACTCCGGAAGCGGCTGCTCCGCGAAATGCGACGAGCCGCGCGCAGCCACGACTTCGAGCGAGCCGCCCGGCTGCGCAGCGCGCTCGACGTGCTCGGCACACTGGCTCGCTATCCTGCGCACGACGGCGGGCAGGGAGTTCCGTCGCGGGTCGGCGTTGATCGCGTGCGACAGTGA
- the uvsE gene encoding UV DNA damage repair endonuclease UvsE, which produces MAQEERRLGFAVKVLGRGGLPSHDTRRWQSGPSIGVSIERLHRILDYLRQEGIRMYRMSSDFVPYATHPDMPQFHRQIEAHVAELADVGRRAAELDVRLSLHPSQYVVLNAADDSIATKAIADLDSQATLLDAMEQGHEAVVVLHLGGVYGDRSTSLERFVRNYGRLTEAARRRLVIENDESCYSLQDCLWVHERTGLPVVFDHHHHRLNPGDLPMGAAVRAAFATWAENRTPKLHFSSPRLDGREVGRGKQTRMQAPLLRQHADYVDPWTFAEFLRDLKDLRFDVMLEAKAKDLALLKLRADLAMLGCADVLEQPAPRD; this is translated from the coding sequence ATGGCGCAGGAGGAGCGGCGGCTCGGGTTCGCAGTCAAGGTGCTGGGACGCGGCGGCCTGCCGAGTCACGACACGCGGCGCTGGCAATCGGGGCCGAGCATCGGGGTCTCGATCGAGCGATTGCACCGGATCCTCGACTACCTCCGCCAGGAGGGGATCCGGATGTACCGCATGTCCTCCGACTTCGTACCGTACGCGACGCACCCCGACATGCCGCAGTTCCACCGCCAGATCGAGGCGCACGTGGCCGAGCTGGCTGACGTCGGCCGCCGGGCAGCCGAACTGGATGTCCGGCTGTCGCTGCACCCCTCGCAGTACGTGGTGCTCAACGCCGCCGACGACTCGATTGCGACCAAGGCGATCGCCGACCTCGACTCACAGGCAACGCTGCTCGATGCGATGGAGCAGGGACACGAGGCCGTCGTCGTGCTGCATCTCGGCGGTGTGTACGGCGACAGAAGCACTTCTCTCGAGCGGTTCGTCCGCAACTACGGCCGTCTCACCGAGGCCGCGCGCAGGCGGCTCGTGATCGAGAACGATGAGTCGTGCTACTCACTGCAGGACTGCCTCTGGGTGCACGAGCGTACCGGCCTGCCCGTCGTATTCGATCACCATCATCATCGACTCAATCCCGGCGACCTGCCCATGGGTGCGGCCGTCCGGGCCGCCTTCGCGACGTGGGCCGAGAACCGCACTCCCAAGCTGCACTTCTCCTCACCGAGGCTGGATGGCCGCGAAGTCGGCCGCGGAAAGCAGACGCGCATGCAGGCGCCGCTTCTTCGCCAGCATGCCGATTACGTCGATCCCTGGACGTTCGCGGAATTCCTGCGGGACCTGAAGGACCTGCGCTTCGACGTGATGCTGGAGGCCAAGGCCAAGGACCTCGCCCTGCTCAAGCTGCGAGCGGACCTGGCCATGCTCGGATGCGCGGATGTGCTGGAGCAACCGGCGCCGCGCGACTGA
- a CDS encoding mechanosensitive ion channel domain-containing protein, translated as MIQEELTTSALPVRLLLSTALLVLAVVVLRSVAARFIRRHVQSADLRRRWLVQTRNGLALLLMLGLVMIWAEELRTVAISIVAIAVAFVVATKELILCVTGSILKMASRSFVIGDRIQVKDFRGDVIDQNLLATTILEVGPGKLTHQRTGRMAVIPNSLFVSEPVINESYTHDYILHVFTIPFKREDDWQSASEALLASARRHCAPYLEDVRRHMEQLSRQRGLDVPTVDPRVTIQVPAAGEVHLVVRVPSKSGERSHIEQSIMLDVLGGTRAG; from the coding sequence ATGATCCAGGAAGAACTGACGACGTCCGCCCTGCCCGTCCGCCTGCTCCTGAGCACCGCACTGCTCGTGCTCGCAGTGGTCGTGCTTCGATCCGTCGCCGCGCGCTTCATCCGCAGGCACGTACAGTCTGCGGACCTGCGGCGACGCTGGCTGGTGCAGACACGCAACGGACTCGCGCTGCTGTTGATGCTCGGCCTGGTCATGATCTGGGCGGAGGAGCTGCGCACCGTCGCGATCTCGATCGTCGCGATCGCGGTTGCCTTCGTGGTGGCGACCAAGGAGCTGATCCTGTGCGTCACGGGCTCGATCCTGAAGATGGCATCACGCTCCTTCGTGATCGGAGACCGGATCCAGGTCAAGGATTTCCGCGGCGACGTGATCGATCAGAACCTGCTCGCCACCACGATCCTGGAGGTGGGCCCCGGCAAGCTGACGCACCAGCGGACAGGGCGGATGGCCGTGATCCCGAACTCCCTCTTCGTGTCGGAGCCGGTGATCAACGAGAGCTACACGCACGACTACATCCTGCACGTCTTCACCATCCCGTTCAAACGCGAGGACGACTGGCAGAGTGCCTCCGAGGCTCTCCTCGCCTCGGCTCGGCGGCACTGCGCGCCGTACCTGGAGGACGTCCGCCGGCACATGGAGCAGCTCAGCCGGCAGCGTGGCCTGGACGTGCCGACCGTGGATCCGCGCGTGACGATCCAGGTGCCCGCCGCTGGGGAGGTTCACCTGGTGGTCCGGGTGCCATCGAAATCGGGCGAGCGCAGCCACATCGAGCAGTCGATCATGCTGGACGTGCTGGGCGGGACGCGCGCCGGCTGA
- a CDS encoding Ig-like domain-containing protein — protein MNSLWMRAAAVVLTAALVACDDDPSGTARVARVELDTDALELVAGDSAEVTAVAFNAEGDVVAEPILWQTLSPAVATLRVSGGTAVVRAVAAGTAVIEAEAAGRTARLEVNVTPRPVVANVVILPTTVVLQPGEEATVEAHATAAAGEPITGRDVAWSTTGPAATVTANPDGTATVTGVAAGEVVLKAVVDDETGEAMVYVMEDLPPVQEVASIVIEPSGFSLPVNHETSLQAIAKAADGTLLPDVAFTWSVTVDSVAVVTPIGASAFASFRAVKPGTTEVRATAGNVTGTAQVTVPAVPPSAEQPYYLVFRMPQRGVWSGLDITLAEHLYGIGANGPIASPAVTWSVEDEDVAMVDAGGTVHGVSAGTTRVWAQSGDVRASIGITVFDFPESPSTWDLTFDWWDGQWHMSPAIGTQTWTDDAGTSHEVSLYVTGGSLTLSDDGQYERVLRVQGWAHVGESGQLVVDREDVDHGTWTILVGGATGYGMTSSVTPGHVFEVHQAFNAGHMVMVAELGDAAEDSYMFRLRQ, from the coding sequence ATGAATTCCTTGTGGATGCGCGCTGCAGCGGTGGTGCTGACAGCAGCGCTGGTGGCATGCGACGACGACCCGTCCGGCACGGCCCGTGTCGCTCGCGTGGAGCTGGATACGGACGCGCTCGAGCTGGTCGCGGGCGATTCGGCCGAAGTGACGGCCGTCGCGTTCAATGCCGAGGGCGACGTCGTGGCTGAGCCGATTCTCTGGCAGACGCTCAGTCCTGCGGTCGCCACCCTGCGGGTCAGTGGCGGCACGGCGGTCGTGCGGGCGGTAGCGGCGGGCACCGCGGTGATCGAAGCCGAGGCGGCGGGCAGGACGGCGCGCCTGGAGGTGAACGTCACACCGCGGCCGGTCGTGGCGAACGTCGTGATCCTGCCGACGACGGTGGTGCTGCAGCCGGGCGAGGAAGCAACGGTCGAGGCGCATGCGACGGCGGCTGCGGGCGAGCCGATCACGGGGCGGGATGTCGCATGGTCCACGACGGGACCGGCCGCGACGGTGACCGCCAACCCGGACGGCACGGCGACGGTCACGGGCGTTGCAGCCGGTGAGGTGGTGCTCAAGGCCGTGGTGGACGACGAGACGGGCGAGGCGATGGTCTACGTCATGGAGGACCTGCCGCCTGTGCAGGAGGTCGCGTCGATCGTGATCGAGCCGAGTGGCTTTTCCCTGCCGGTGAATCACGAGACGTCGCTGCAGGCGATCGCCAAAGCGGCGGACGGGACGCTCCTGCCGGACGTGGCATTCACCTGGTCGGTCACGGTGGACAGCGTTGCGGTCGTGACCCCGATCGGCGCCTCCGCGTTCGCGAGCTTCCGCGCGGTGAAGCCCGGCACCACGGAGGTGCGTGCGACGGCCGGCAACGTCACGGGCACTGCGCAGGTGACGGTACCGGCCGTACCCCCCTCCGCCGAGCAGCCGTACTACCTGGTCTTCCGCATGCCGCAGCGCGGCGTCTGGAGCGGCCTCGACATCACGCTGGCGGAGCACCTGTACGGCATCGGCGCGAACGGCCCGATCGCAAGCCCGGCGGTCACGTGGAGCGTGGAGGACGAGGACGTCGCCATGGTGGACGCCGGCGGGACCGTGCACGGCGTGAGTGCGGGCACAACGCGCGTGTGGGCGCAGAGCGGTGACGTGCGTGCGTCCATCGGTATCACGGTCTTTGATTTCCCGGAGAGCCCGAGCACCTGGGACCTGACCTTCGACTGGTGGGACGGTCAGTGGCACATGTCGCCTGCGATCGGAACGCAGACGTGGACCGATGACGCCGGCACGTCGCACGAAGTTTCGCTCTACGTGACCGGCGGGTCGCTGACACTGAGCGACGATGGCCAGTACGAACGGGTGCTGCGCGTGCAGGGATGGGCTCACGTCGGTGAATCCGGCCAGCTCGTCGTCGACCGGGAGGACGTGGATCATGGCACCTGGACGATCCTGGTCGGTGGTGCGACCGGATACGGGATGACGTCGAGCGTCACTCCGGGGCACGTCTTCGAGGTGCACCAGGCATTCAATGCGGGGCACATGGTGATGGTGGCCGAGCTCGGGGATGCGGCCGAGGACTCGTACATGTTCCGGCTGCGCCAGTGA
- a CDS encoding BTAD domain-containing putative transcriptional regulator, with the protein MEQRTSGRLPVELTRFIGRQRELDALRRVAGESRLLTLTGAGGSGKSRLALQLVQTLTDAPDVAWVELAPLSDEALLPAAVLRALGAPAEGGAATADTIAGVIRDQPLLLVLDNCEHVVDACANLVHALLQRCESLRVLATSREALGVTGERAWLVPPLDLPDPAASVAALAQSDAVQLFIDRARDVVPDFALTTSNASDVGAICTRLDGIPLAVELAAARVRHMTPRQIHERLDDAFALLTSSARTAMPRHRTLRAAIEWSHDLLPEAGRVVLRRLSVFRGGFTLDMVEDVAAGEGIDRSDVLDLVTRLADRSMLFVRERDGEARYHMLETMRQYASQKLDDAGEAERVRARLADAVSALVAEVEPSLTTTARRAAFARLEPELDNIREVLPWTREHTPEQHVRLVGSLWWFWFSSRHWVEAHDWLTGALALPAAQARTVERGKLLFAAGALGALRAHSDAARPLLEEAAAIAAETGDDRLAAYANNYIAMTWGASLSPRAVEYAERAEAWFRAHDDPYGLRLALLLGGMGLHGAGRAEEACARMEEAVRIARRFGQDRELAVALQTYSTVLIGIGRVDEVAPLLRESLYALQRDPSFLFVARAIDYVAYSLAEQDPRTAARLLGIATAMRRHIGANRFAHDEVRMQRLIDVLRDRLGDAYDPAFDEGLAVPPGGAIDQVLGKADGSGYEGIRADLAEAGESASPQASAGARPEGNTHASPETGTARQFGSGADLSVRMLGAFEVVVDGKPVEGWTYGKPRELLALLLLDPAGLTRTEVGQALWPDAAPGQVRNSFHVTLHHLRKALGRADRVVLAGERYRIAPDVTVAFDAATFERLARRALASTEPSQATIEVMRDALALYQGAFLAGESAGAWRDEVQDRLRRLRCDLGVRLAGALESAGSAEEALREYERVIADEPVHEPAHRGLMRTLAATGQRAHALRAFERLQHVLEALELTPEPETLELLGRIRSAAVLDA; encoded by the coding sequence ATGGAGCAGCGCACCAGCGGTCGGCTGCCGGTCGAGCTGACACGCTTCATCGGCCGGCAGCGCGAGCTGGACGCGTTGCGACGAGTGGCGGGCGAGTCGCGCCTGCTGACGCTCACGGGTGCGGGCGGCAGCGGCAAGTCGCGGCTCGCCCTTCAGCTCGTCCAGACACTGACCGATGCGCCTGACGTGGCATGGGTCGAGCTGGCACCGCTGTCGGACGAGGCCCTGCTCCCTGCAGCGGTGCTGCGCGCACTGGGTGCACCGGCAGAAGGCGGAGCAGCAACCGCCGACACCATCGCGGGCGTGATCCGCGACCAGCCGCTGCTTCTCGTTCTCGACAACTGCGAGCACGTGGTCGACGCGTGCGCGAACCTCGTGCATGCGCTGCTGCAGCGCTGTGAATCACTGCGCGTTCTCGCGACCAGCCGCGAGGCACTGGGCGTCACCGGCGAGCGTGCCTGGCTGGTGCCGCCGCTCGACCTGCCGGACCCCGCCGCATCCGTCGCGGCGCTCGCGCAGTCGGACGCAGTGCAGCTCTTCATCGACCGGGCGCGCGACGTCGTCCCGGACTTCGCGCTCACGACTTCGAATGCATCCGACGTCGGTGCCATCTGCACGCGGCTGGACGGCATCCCGCTGGCCGTCGAGCTCGCGGCCGCGCGCGTGCGGCACATGACGCCCCGGCAGATCCATGAGCGACTCGACGACGCGTTCGCGCTGCTGACGTCGAGCGCCCGGACCGCGATGCCGCGCCACCGGACGCTGCGCGCAGCCATCGAGTGGAGCCATGACCTGCTGCCGGAGGCGGGGCGTGTCGTGCTGCGGCGACTGTCCGTGTTCCGCGGCGGGTTCACCCTCGACATGGTCGAGGACGTCGCAGCCGGCGAGGGCATCGACAGGAGCGACGTCCTCGACCTGGTGACACGACTCGCCGATCGTTCGATGCTGTTCGTGCGCGAGCGAGACGGTGAAGCCCGTTACCACATGCTCGAGACGATGCGGCAGTATGCCTCGCAGAAGCTGGACGACGCGGGTGAGGCGGAGCGGGTGCGTGCTCGGCTGGCCGATGCGGTGAGCGCACTCGTTGCCGAGGTCGAGCCATCGCTCACGACGACGGCACGACGCGCCGCGTTTGCACGGCTGGAACCGGAGCTGGACAACATCCGCGAAGTGCTGCCGTGGACACGCGAGCACACGCCGGAGCAGCACGTGCGGCTGGTCGGCAGTCTCTGGTGGTTCTGGTTCTCGTCGCGCCACTGGGTCGAGGCGCACGACTGGCTGACCGGCGCGCTGGCACTTCCGGCGGCGCAGGCGCGCACGGTCGAGCGGGGCAAGCTGCTCTTTGCGGCCGGCGCACTCGGTGCCCTGCGCGCACACTCGGACGCCGCCCGCCCGCTGCTCGAGGAAGCCGCGGCGATCGCGGCGGAAACCGGCGACGACAGGCTCGCAGCATACGCGAACAACTACATCGCGATGACGTGGGGCGCGTCGCTTTCGCCGCGCGCGGTGGAGTACGCCGAGCGGGCCGAAGCGTGGTTCCGTGCCCACGACGACCCGTACGGCCTGCGGCTCGCGCTGCTGCTGGGCGGAATGGGGCTCCACGGCGCGGGTCGCGCCGAGGAGGCGTGCGCCCGCATGGAAGAGGCGGTGCGCATCGCTCGCCGCTTCGGGCAGGACCGCGAGCTTGCCGTCGCGCTGCAGACCTATTCGACCGTGCTCATCGGCATCGGCCGGGTCGACGAGGTCGCGCCGCTGCTGCGTGAGTCGCTGTACGCGCTGCAGCGTGATCCCTCATTCCTTTTCGTCGCCCGGGCAATCGACTACGTCGCATACAGCCTGGCAGAGCAGGATCCACGCACTGCGGCCCGCCTGCTCGGTATCGCCACGGCCATGCGGCGGCACATCGGTGCGAACCGCTTCGCGCACGATGAGGTGCGCATGCAGCGCCTGATCGACGTGCTGCGCGACCGGCTGGGCGATGCGTACGATCCGGCATTCGATGAGGGCCTGGCCGTGCCGCCGGGCGGGGCCATCGACCAGGTGCTCGGCAAAGCGGATGGCAGCGGCTACGAGGGCATACGGGCTGATCTCGCCGAAGCCGGTGAGTCCGCTTCACCGCAAGCTTCCGCAGGCGCGCGCCCCGAGGGCAACACGCACGCGAGCCCCGAGACTGGCACGGCCAGGCAGTTCGGCAGCGGTGCCGACCTGAGCGTGCGCATGCTCGGCGCCTTCGAGGTCGTAGTCGATGGCAAGCCGGTGGAAGGCTGGACCTACGGCAAGCCTCGCGAATTGCTCGCCCTGCTGCTGCTCGATCCGGCAGGGCTCACGCGCACGGAGGTCGGACAGGCCCTCTGGCCCGACGCGGCCCCGGGCCAGGTGCGCAACAGCTTCCATGTCACGCTGCACCACCTGCGCAAGGCGCTGGGTCGGGCGGATCGTGTCGTCCTGGCCGGGGAACGGTACCGGATCGCGCCGGACGTCACGGTTGCGTTCGATGCAGCGACCTTCGAGCGGCTTGCACGCCGTGCACTCGCCAGCACCGAGCCATCACAGGCCACCATCGAGGTGATGCGTGATGCGCTGGCGCTGTATCAGGGTGCGTTCCTGGCCGGAGAGTCTGCAGGTGCCTGGCGCGACGAGGTGCAGGACCGGCTGCGCCGGCTGCGCTGCGATCTCGGCGTCCGCCTGGCCGGCGCACTGGAGAGCGCAGGCAGTGCCGAGGAGGCGCTGCGGGAATACGAGCGGGTGATCGCGGACGAGCCGGTGCACGAGCCCGCACACCGTGGCCTGATGCGCACCCTCGCCGCAACGGGCCAGCGCGCGCACGCGCTCCGCGCGTTCGAGCGCCTGCAGCACGTGCTGGAAGCGCTCGAGCTGACACCGGAGCCGGAGACGCTGGAGCTGCTCGGGCGCATCCGCAGCGCGGCCGTACTGGACGCCTGA
- a CDS encoding amphi-Trp domain-containing protein, translated as MSSRPDRDLSRTYSRAQFVAKLRRLADAIEDGGAFSIQVAGERLRVPASATFNIEHERTAGVEELEFQLIWNSGQ; from the coding sequence ATGAGCTCCAGACCCGACCGTGACCTGTCGCGCACGTACTCGCGCGCGCAGTTCGTTGCCAAGCTGCGCCGCCTGGCCGACGCCATCGAGGATGGCGGCGCATTCAGTATCCAGGTGGCCGGTGAGCGCCTGCGCGTTCCCGCTTCGGCGACGTTCAACATCGAGCACGAGCGTACTGCCGGCGTCGAGGAGCTGGAGTTCCAGCTCATCTGGAACAGCGGGCAGTAG
- a CDS encoding TfoX/Sxy family protein, whose amino-acid sequence MASDEEFVQSVHDQVRGVGDVSYRKMFGEYAVYVGQKVVALVCDNQLFLKPTDAARALLPSVAEAPPYPGAKPYFVVDEYLDDREMMSQLFRVTADALPAPKPKKKPKPARDREGKRRPKPR is encoded by the coding sequence ATGGCGTCGGACGAGGAGTTCGTCCAGAGTGTGCACGACCAGGTACGGGGCGTCGGCGACGTCTCGTACCGGAAGATGTTCGGTGAGTACGCGGTGTACGTGGGGCAGAAGGTCGTCGCACTCGTCTGCGACAACCAGCTGTTCCTCAAGCCGACCGACGCCGCGCGTGCGCTGCTCCCCTCCGTTGCCGAAGCGCCGCCCTACCCGGGCGCGAAGCCGTACTTCGTCGTCGACGAGTACCTCGATGATCGCGAGATGATGTCGCAGCTGTTTCGCGTAACTGCGGACGCGCTGCCGGCGCCGAAGCCGAAGAAGAAGCCGAAGCCGGCGAGGGATAGGGAAGGGAAGCGTCGTCCGAAGCCCCGCTGA